One segment of Proteus appendicitidis DNA contains the following:
- the hcp gene encoding hydroxylamine reductase, whose translation MYCVQCEQTMKTPVGNGCAYAQGMCGKTAETSDLQDLLVAVLEGLSAWALAARSVGIIDHDVDSFAPRAFFSTLTNVNFDSDRIVGYAKEAIYFRESLKSRTLAKNAAIQVTNPRAEIQLAGNDLDSLQKQAQLFALNADKAQIGDDLHGLRMLCLYGLKGAAAYMEHAHVLGQYDNEIYAEYHHYMAWLGTDPSDMNELLENAMGIGQMNFRIMAILDKGETQAYGNPTPVTVNVRPVAGKAILISGHDLKDLQMLLEQTEGKGINIYTHGEMLPAHGYPELKKYKHLVGNYGSGWQNQQIEFAKFPGPVLMTSNCIIDPNVGNYGDRIWTRSIVGWPGVKHITGDDFSEMIEQAQSLEGFPYNEIEHLITVGFGRETLLNAADTVIDLVSQKKLRHVFLVGGCDGSRGERSYYTDLAREIPQDCLIMTLACGKYRFNKLDFGTLEGLPRLLDVGQCNDAYSAIMLAVNLAEKLGCGVNDLPLSLILSWFEQKAIVILLTLLSLGVKNIYTGPTAPAFLTDNLLAVLNEKFGMRSITTPEQDLKDILSA comes from the coding sequence ATGTATTGTGTGCAATGTGAACAAACAATGAAAACGCCTGTAGGTAATGGTTGTGCCTATGCGCAAGGTATGTGTGGTAAAACAGCAGAAACTTCTGATCTTCAAGATTTACTCGTTGCGGTATTAGAAGGGCTTTCCGCGTGGGCTTTAGCCGCGCGTAGCGTTGGTATTATTGATCATGATGTAGATAGCTTTGCTCCTCGTGCTTTTTTCTCTACGTTAACTAATGTCAACTTTGATTCTGATCGCATTGTTGGTTATGCGAAAGAAGCTATCTATTTCCGCGAAAGTTTGAAATCTCGTACTTTAGCGAAAAATGCAGCAATTCAAGTCACTAATCCAAGAGCTGAAATTCAATTAGCGGGTAACGATTTAGACAGCTTACAAAAACAAGCTCAGCTTTTTGCTTTAAATGCAGATAAAGCGCAAATCGGTGATGATCTTCATGGATTACGTATGCTGTGCCTGTATGGCTTAAAAGGGGCGGCGGCTTATATGGAGCACGCGCATGTTTTAGGTCAGTATGACAATGAAATTTATGCAGAATATCACCATTATATGGCATGGTTAGGTACTGATCCTTCTGATATGAATGAGTTGTTAGAAAATGCGATGGGCATTGGTCAAATGAACTTCCGCATTATGGCTATTCTTGATAAAGGCGAAACTCAAGCTTACGGCAACCCCACACCGGTTACTGTTAATGTGCGTCCTGTTGCAGGTAAAGCGATTTTAATTTCAGGTCATGACCTAAAAGATCTGCAAATGCTACTTGAACAAACTGAAGGCAAAGGAATTAACATTTATACTCATGGTGAAATGTTACCTGCTCATGGTTATCCAGAACTTAAAAAATATAAACATTTAGTGGGTAACTACGGAAGCGGTTGGCAGAATCAGCAAATTGAGTTTGCAAAATTCCCAGGACCTGTATTAATGACGTCAAACTGTATTATCGATCCTAATGTTGGTAATTACGGTGACCGTATTTGGACTCGCAGTATTGTCGGCTGGCCGGGTGTAAAACATATTACTGGTGATGACTTCTCTGAAATGATTGAACAAGCACAATCATTAGAAGGTTTCCCATACAATGAAATTGAGCATTTAATTACAGTTGGTTTCGGTCGAGAAACACTATTAAATGCCGCTGATACTGTGATTGATTTAGTTTCACAGAAAAAATTACGTCATGTTTTCTTAGTGGGTGGTTGTGATGGTAGCCGTGGTGAACGCAGTTACTACACCGATCTTGCAAGAGAAATTCCACAAGACTGTTTAATTATGACCTTGGCGTGTGGTAAATACCGTTTCAATAAACTGGATTTCGGTACTTTAGAAGGCTTACCACGCTTACTTGATGTGGGTCAGTGTAACGATGCTTACTCAGCGATTATGCTAGCCGTTAACCTTGCTGAAAAATTAGGTTGTGGTGTGAATGACTTACCACTGTCTTTAATTCTCTCTTGGTTTGAGCAAAAAGCGATTGTTATCTTATTGACTCTGCTTTCATTAGGCGTGAAAAACATTTATACCGGTCCTACAGCACCTGCGTTCTTAACTGACAATCTGCTGGCGGTACTAAATGAGAAATTTGGTATGCGCTCTATTACTACACCAGAACAAGATCTTAAAGATATTCTTTCTGCTTAA
- a CDS encoding aldehyde dehydrogenase family protein, which produces MIKLNNVPSEFRPLESYKMLIGGEWVSSTSQKTTKTYSPATGELLSEYQSGSAEDVERAVSAARNAFKTWSKTSPAERQALLLKIADRLEQEQERFAWIESLDNGKPLNESKNIDLPASIDHFRYFAGVIRSHTDESAVLDENTISLVIREPIGVVGQIIPWNFPLLMAAWKLAPAIAAGDTVVINPATLTSLSLLELGRILNEILPAGVINIVTGRGSVVGQAILEHEDIDKLAFTGSTNVGYTVAEAAAKKMVPATLELGGKSANIVFPDANMKKAVKYSALAILMNQGQACESGSRLFLHKDIHDEFLKALKTEFESIRVGDPLDPNTQMGTQVSQDQMDTILGYVELAKKEGATVLTGGERITGEGYDDGFFVRPTIIINATNQMRVAREEIFGPVLCVIPFDNEDEVIEMANDSEYGLGGGVWTQDINRALRVAKAVRTGRMWVNTYHELPAHAPFGGYKKSGLGRETHKMMLDAYSQVKNIFISMKE; this is translated from the coding sequence ATGATTAAACTAAATAATGTTCCATCAGAATTTCGCCCTCTAGAAAGCTACAAAATGTTAATTGGAGGAGAATGGGTATCTAGCACATCACAAAAAACGACCAAAACCTATAGCCCAGCTACTGGTGAATTATTAAGTGAGTACCAATCGGGTAGTGCGGAAGATGTTGAACGCGCAGTGAGCGCTGCACGTAATGCATTCAAAACATGGAGTAAAACGTCACCAGCTGAGCGTCAAGCCCTCTTATTAAAAATCGCAGATCGCTTAGAGCAAGAACAAGAACGCTTTGCTTGGATTGAATCACTCGATAACGGTAAACCACTCAATGAGTCGAAAAACATAGATTTACCTGCCTCTATTGACCATTTTCGATATTTTGCAGGCGTGATACGCTCTCATACCGATGAAAGTGCCGTCCTAGACGAAAATACCATTAGCCTTGTTATTCGCGAACCTATTGGTGTTGTGGGTCAAATTATTCCATGGAACTTCCCATTATTAATGGCAGCATGGAAATTAGCACCCGCGATTGCGGCTGGTGATACAGTAGTTATTAATCCAGCAACACTGACTTCCCTTTCATTATTAGAGCTAGGTCGTATTTTAAATGAAATATTACCAGCGGGTGTGATTAATATTGTTACGGGACGCGGATCTGTTGTAGGACAAGCTATTTTAGAGCACGAAGATATTGATAAACTTGCTTTTACAGGTTCAACCAATGTGGGTTATACCGTAGCAGAAGCAGCCGCGAAAAAAATGGTTCCAGCAACATTGGAATTAGGCGGTAAATCAGCCAATATCGTGTTCCCTGATGCAAATATGAAAAAAGCAGTCAAATATTCAGCATTAGCAATTTTGATGAACCAAGGACAAGCTTGTGAATCAGGTTCACGTTTGTTCTTACATAAAGATATTCATGATGAATTTTTGAAAGCATTAAAAACTGAATTTGAGAGTATTCGTGTCGGTGACCCACTTGATCCGAATACGCAAATGGGTACACAAGTTAGTCAAGATCAAATGGATACCATCTTAGGCTATGTTGAACTCGCTAAAAAAGAAGGTGCAACAGTATTAACAGGTGGTGAACGTATCACTGGTGAAGGTTATGATGATGGTTTCTTTGTTCGCCCTACTATCATTATCAATGCCACAAACCAAATGCGTGTTGCCCGTGAAGAAATTTTTGGACCTGTATTGTGTGTTATTCCATTCGATAATGAAGATGAAGTGATCGAAATGGCGAATGACTCTGAATATGGTCTTGGTGGTGGTGTTTGGACTCAAGATATTAACCGTGCTTTACGTGTTGCAAAAGCAGTAAGAACCGGTCGTATGTGGGTTAACACTTATCACGAACTCCCAGCTCACGCTCCATTTGGGGGTTACAAGAAATCAGGTTTAGGACGTGAAACACATAAAATGATGTTAGATGCTTATAGCCAAGTAAAAAATATCTTCATCAGTATGAAAGAATAA